GTAATATGTTTTATCGATAGCGGCATTTAAAGTTACGGTGACAATGCCTTGATTCATTGGTAATAATCCTTAGCTTTTCCAAAAGAGCCGCACAGACGCATCTTTTCGATCGCAGCCTTTTTCAAAGCCTGTTTCGCCGGAACCATGTATTTACGAGGATCGTTTTCCTCTGGATTCTGATCAAACACTTCTTTAATCGCATTGGAAAACACGATACGGAGCTCAGTCGCAACATTCATTTTGGACATACCTTCCGCTACGCAGCGTCTGACTTGTTCATCGGGAATGCCGGACCCGCCATGAAGCACAAGCGGAACTGAAACTTTTGAGGCAATGTTCCGAATGCGTTCAAAGTCAATGTTGGGCTCTCCCTTGTAAATCCCATGAGCGGTACCAATGGCAGGAGCGAGCGTATGCACTCCGGTTAACTCTACAAACCGGGCGCATTCATCCGGATCTGCAAGCAGGGCATGCTGTTCGTCTACAACGATATCATCCTCTACGCCGCCAACTCGCCCAAGTTCAGCTTCCACGTTAATTCCTACCGCATTCGCTGCTTCAACAACCTTCTTAGTCATGGCCACGTTGACATCAAATG
Above is a window of Paenibacillus uliginis N3/975 DNA encoding:
- the fba gene encoding class II fructose-1,6-bisphosphate aldolase encodes the protein MTIISSTPLLEAARSGGYCIGAFNVHTLEMLQAVVEAAEETQSPLIIQSTVGTVKHLGPDYIAKAAKVASERSSIPIALHLDHCSDFNIIMQCIRAGYSSVMIDASHEAFDVNVAMTKKVVEAANAVGINVEAELGRVGGVEDDIVVDEQHALLADPDECARFVELTGVHTLAPAIGTAHGIYKGEPNIDFERIRNIASKVSVPLVLHGGSGIPDEQVRRCVAEGMSKMNVATELRIVFSNAIKEVFDQNPEENDPRKYMVPAKQALKKAAIEKMRLCGSFGKAKDYYQ